Proteins co-encoded in one Phycodurus eques isolate BA_2022a chromosome 14, UOR_Pequ_1.1, whole genome shotgun sequence genomic window:
- the LOC133412533 gene encoding GATA zinc finger domain-containing protein 14-like isoform X10 — MRLPLLLLQLVLAPALLVSAEDYWEDWGAFGPCSRTCGGGVMIRSRRCVTHRNDGGFNCVGPDKSYLACNTEPCPAGTKDYREEQCAQFDGTDFKGTRYSWLPYYGAENPCELNCIPRGGNFVYRHSAAVKDGTPCHPGRHDICVEGVCAHMGCDHMLNSPLQEDPCLVCGGNGHSCSLVKNTFTAQRLAHGYNHVVTIPAGATSISIREKKPSRNYLAVKNLQGDYYLNGHWSLEFSQATHIAGTKLYYQRGVEGDSTPESIIGRGPTTEPLVVELISMEPNQGVDYEYYLPVGHPTAGYAWSFGSWSACSKECGLGFQSRAVYCSIDNEAVPDNLCPYYARPIHNRTCNPQACPATYTWRTGEWNDCSVRCGGGFQYRGVDCLYNDELGPRVVEDAYCAQYSQAPTDQQYCNMQRCDEHPGRAIISEIPSENAVECRRTTYGCCYDRTTAAAGPNGEGCRDPPAPYERSICSLPKAAGSCSSWRAHYFFNVLTAKCTEFWYGGCFGNSNNFDTQEECERVCHEPNGRSNGNGNGYNGNGNGNGNGGTNGNGNGVANGNGNGGTNGNGNGVANGNGNGHANGNGNGGTNGNGNGVTNGNGNGGTNGNGNGVANGNGNGHANGNGNGNGNGDTNGNGNGGVNGNANGRANRNGNGNGRANGNGNVNGHANGNGNGNGRTNGNGNGNGRANGNGNGNGRANGNGNGRANGNGNGNGNGNGRSNGNGNGRANGNGNGNGNGNGRTNGNGNGRTNGNGNGNGSLNGNGNGRTNGNGNSNGYPNGNGNGNGRSNGNGNGYPNGNGNGNGNGNGYPNGNGNSTGHSNGNGNGHDNGNGNGNGYPNGNGNGNGNGRSNGNGNGPVNGTGNGHSNGNGNGNGEHDNGNGNGHSNGNGEHDNGNGNGHSNGNGNGNGERGNGNGNGHSNGNGEHDNGNGNGHSNGNGEHDNGNGNGHSNGNGEHDNGNGNGNSNGNGEHDNGNGNGHSNGNGNGNGERGNRNGNGHSNGNGNGNGERGNGNGNGHSNGNGNGEHDNGNGNGHSNGNGNGEHDNGNGNGHSNGNGNGEHDNGNGNGHSNGNGNGNGEHDNGNGNGHSNGNGNGEHDNGNGNGHSNGNGNGEHDNGNGNGHSNGNGNGEHDNGNGNGHSNGNGNGEHDNGNGNGHSNGNGNGNGEHDNGNGEDHNGNGNGRSNGYGQRGNGNGNGEDHNGNGNGEHRNGNGHSNRNGNGRSNGNGGRIAANVAHTAHKARLYMKARKPYFITVKKHFIPAASLTLPAQVRIDQSDPSAVEALVGQTVVLPCRVSPPPPSSSSSAVTVVEWRKDGVALASHRVNTDTLLC; from the exons AAATGACGGAGGGTTCAACTGCGTCGGACCTGACAAGTCTTATCTGGCCTGTAACACTGag CCGTGTCCCGCGGGAACCAAGGATTACCGCGAGGAGCAGTGCGCCCAGTTCGACGGGACCGACTTCAAGGGGACCCGCTACTCCTGGCTGCCTTATTATGGAG CCGAGAACCCCTGCGAGCTGAACTGCATACCAAGGGGAGGGAACTTTGTCTACCGCCACAGCGCCGCCGTTAAGGACGGGACACCTTGCCACCCGGGACGCCATGATATCTGCGTGGAGGGAGTCTGCGCG CACATGGGCTGCGACCACATGCTGAACTCCCCTCTGCAAGAGGACCCCTGTCTGGTGTGCGGAGGCAACGGGCACTCCTGCTCACTGGTCAAGAACACCTTCACCGCACAGCGTCTGGCCCACG GTTATAACCATGTCGTCACCATCCCCGCTGGAGCCACCTCCATCAGCATCAGAGAGAAGAAACCCTCACGCAATTACCTGG CCGTCAAGAACCTGCAAGGAGATTACTACCTGAACGGCCACTGGTCCCTCGAGTTCTCCCAGGCCACGCACATTGCCGGCACCAAACTGTACTACCAACGAGGCGTCGAGGGCGACAGCACTCCCGAGTCCATCATCGGCCGCGGACCCACCACCGAGCCCCTCGTCGTGGAG CTGATCAGCATGGAGCCCAACCAGGGCGTGGATTACGAGTACTACCTTCCCGTGGGACACCCCACAGCGGGATACGCCTGGAGCTTCGGATCTTGGTCCGCCTGCAGCAAAGAGTGCGGATTAG GCTTCCAGTCCAGAGCCGTCTACTGCTCCATCGACAACGAGGCCGTGCCCGACAACCTGTGCCCGTACTACGCGCGGCCCATCCACAACAGAACCTGCAACCCTCAGGCCTGCCCTGCCACCTACAC CTGGAGAACCGGCGAGTGGAACGACTGCTCCGTCCGGTGCGGCGGCGGCTTCCAGTATCGCGGCGTGGACTGTCTCTACAATGACGAGTTGGGACCCCGCGTGGTCGAGGACGCCTACTGCGCCCAGTACTCCCAGGCACCCACCGACCAGCAGTACTGCAACATGCAGCGCTGTGACGAGCACCCCGGCAGAGCG ATCATTTCCGAAATCCCCTCTGAAAATGCCGTCGAGTGCCGCAGAACCACCTACGGGTGCTGCTACGACCGCACCACCGCCGCAGCTGGGCCCAATGGCGAGGGCTGCCGCGACCCACCAGCACCTT ATGAGCGTTCCATCTGCTCGCTGCCCAAGGCCGCCGGATCCTGCTCCAGCTGGAGGGCGCATTACTTCTTCAATGTTCTAACTGCCAAGTGTACCGAGTTCTGGTATGGAGGCTGCTTTGGCAACAGCAATAACTTTGACACGCAGGAGGAGTGCGAGAGGGTCTGCCACGAGCCCAATGGCAGATCAAATGGAAACGGAAACGGCTACAACGGAAATGGAAACGGAAACGGTAATGGTGGCACCAACGGAAATGGTAATGGTGTCGCCAACGGAAACGGTAATGGTGGCACCAACGGAAATGGTAATGGTGTCGCCAACGGAAACGGTAATGGTCACGCCAACGGAAACGGTAATGGTGGCACCAACGGAAATGGTAATGGTGTCACCAACGGAAACGGTAATGGTGGCACCAACGGAAATGGTAATGGTGTCGCCAACGGAAACGGTAATGGTCACGCCAACGGAAACGGTAATGGAAATGGCAACGGCGACACCAATGGAAACGGTAATGGCGGTGTCAATGGAAACGCTAATGGCAGGGCCAACAGAAATGGAAACGGTAACGGCCGCGCCAATGGAAATGGAAACGTTAACGGCCACGCCAACGGAAATGGAAACGGTAACGGCCGCACCAACGGAAATGGAAACGGTAACGGCCGCGCCAACGGAAATGGAAACGGTAACGGCCGCGCCAACGGAAATGGTAATGGCCGTGCCAACGGAAATGGTAACGGAAATGGAAACGGTAACGGCCGCTCCAACGGAAATGGTAATGGCCGTGCCAACGGAAATGGTAACGGAAATGGAAACGGTAACGGCCGCACCAACGGAAACGGTAACGGCCGCACCAACGGAAACGGTAATGGTAACGGTTCCCTAAATGGAAATGGTAACGGCCGCACCAACGGAAACGGTAATAGTAACGGTTACccaaatggaaatggaaatggtAACGGCCGCTCCAACGGAAACGGTAACGGTTACCCAAATGGAAATGGCAATGGAAATGGTAATGGTAATGGTTACCcaaatggaaatggaaacagTACCGGCCACTCCAACGGAAACGGTAATGGTCACGACAATGGAAATGGAAACGGTAACGGTTACccaaatggaaatggaaatggaaacgGTAACGGCCGTTCTAATGGAAACGGTAATGGTCCCGTCAATGGAACTGGCAACGGTCACTCCAACGGAAACGGAAATGGAAACGGCGAGCATGACAACGGAAATGGCAACGGTCACTCCAACGGAAACGGCGAGCATGACAACGGAAATGGCAACGGTCACTCCAAcggaaatggaaatggaaacgGCGAGCGTGGCAACGGAAATGGCAACGGTCACTCCAACGGAAACGGCGAGCATGACAACGGAAATGGCAACGGTCACTCCAACGGAAACGGCGAGCATGACAACGGAAATGGCAACGGTCACTCCAACGGAAACGGCGAGCATGACAACGGAAATGGCAACGGTAACTCCAACGGAAACGGCGAGCATGACAACGGAAATGGCAACGGTCACTCCAAcggaaatggaaatggaaacgGCGAGCGTGGCAACAGAAATGGCAACGGTCACTCCAAcggaaatggaaatggaaacgGCGAGCGTGGCAACGGAAATGGCAACGGTCACTCCAACGGAAATGGAAACGGCGAGCATGACAACGGAAACGGTAACGGTCACTCCAACGGAAATGGAAACGGCGAGCATGACAACGGAAATGGAAACGGTCACTCCAACGGAAATGGAAACGGCGAGCATGACAACGGAAATGGCAACGGTCACTCCAACGGGAACGGAAATGGAAACGGCGAGCATGACAACGGAAATGGCAACGGTCACTCCAACGGAAATGGAAACGGCGAGCATGACAACGGAAACGGTAACGGTCACTCCAACGGAAATGGAAACGGCGAGCATGACAACGGAAATGGAAACGGTCACTCCAACGGAAATGGAAACGGCGAGCATGACAACGGAAATGGAAACGGTCACTCCAACGGAAATGGAAACGGCGAGCATGACAACGGAAATGGCAACGGTCACTCCAACGGGAACGGAAATGGAAACGGCGAGCATGACAACGGAAATGGTGAGGACCACAACGGAAACGGAAATGGTCGCTCCAACGGATATGGACAGCGCGGCAACGGAAACGGAAATGGTGAGGACCACAACGGAAATGGAAACGGTGAGCACAGAAACGGAAACGGCCACTCCAACAGAAACGGAAATGGTCGCTCCAACGGCAACGGTGGCAGGATAGCTGCCAATGTGGCCCATACTGCCCACAAAGCCCGTTTGTACATGAAGGCCCGCAAGCCTTACTTCATCACAGTGAAAAAGCACTTCATCCCCGCAGCCAG TTTGACTTTGCCAGCCCAGGTGAGGATCGACCAGTCGGACCCGTCCGCCGTGGAGGCCCTGGTGGGCCAGACGGTGGTGCTGCCCTGCAGAGTCagcccgccgccgccgtcgtcgtcaTCCAGTGCGGTCACAGTGGTAGAGTGGAGGAAGGACGGAGTCGCACTCGCGTCACACAG GGTCAACACAGACACTTTGTTGTGTTAG
- the LOC133412533 gene encoding GATA zinc finger domain-containing protein 14-like isoform X9, with protein MRLPLLLLQLVLAPALLVSAEDYWEDWGAFGPCSRTCGGGVMIRSRRCVTHRNDGGFNCVGPDKSYLACNTEPCPAGTKDYREEQCAQFDGTDFKGTRYSWLPYYGAENPCELNCIPRGGNFVYRHSAAVKDGTPCHPGRHDICVEGVCAHMGCDHMLNSPLQEDPCLVCGGNGHSCSLVKNTFTAQRLAHGYNHVVTIPAGATSISIREKKPSRNYLAVKNLQGDYYLNGHWSLEFSQATHIAGTKLYYQRGVEGDSTPESIIGRGPTTEPLVVELISMEPNQGVDYEYYLPVGHPTAGYAWSFGSWSACSKECGLGFQSRAVYCSIDNEAVPDNLCPYYARPIHNRTCNPQACPATYTWRTGEWNDCSVRCGGGFQYRGVDCLYNDELGPRVVEDAYCAQYSQAPTDQQYCNMQRCDEHPGRAIISEIPSENAVECRRTTYGCCYDRTTAAAGPNGEGCRDPPAPYERSICSLPKAAGSCSSWRAHYFFNVLTAKCTEFWYGGCFGNSNNFDTQEECERVCHEPNGRSNGNGNGYNGNGNGNGNGGTNGNGNGVANGNGNGGTNGNGNGVANGNGNGHANGNGNGGTNGNGNGVTNGNGNGGTNGNGNGVANGNGNGHANGNGNGNGNGDTNGNGNGGVNGNANGRANRNGNGNGRANGNGNVNGHANGNGNGNGRTNGNGNGNGRANGNGNGNGRANGNGNGRANGNGNGNGNGNGRSNGNGNGRANGNGNGNGNGNGRTNGNGNGRTNGNGNGNGSLNGNGNGRTNGNGNSNGYPNGNGNGNGRSNGNGNGYPNGNGNGNGNGNGYPNGNGNSTGHSNGNGNGHDNGNGNGNGYPNGNGNGNGNGRSNGNGNGPVNGTGNGHSNGNGNGNGEHDNGNGNGHSNGNGEHDNGNGNGHSNGNGNGNGERGNGNGNGHSNGNGEHDNGNGNGHSNGNGEHDNGNGNGHSNGNGEHDNGNGNGNSNGNGEHDNGNGNGHSNGNGNGNGERGNRNGNGHSNGNGNGNGERGNGNGNGHSNGNGNGEHDNGNGNGHSNGNGNGEHDNGNGNGHSNGNGNGEHDNGNGNGHSNGNGNGNGEHDNGNGNGHSNGNGNGEHDNGNGNGHSNGNGNGEHDNGNGNGHSNGNGNGEHDNGNGNGHSNGNGNGEHDNGNGNGHSNGNGNGNGEHDNGNGEDHNGNGNGRSNGYGQRGNGNGNGEDHNGNGNGEHRNGNGHSNRNGNGRSNGNGGRIAANVAHTAHKARLYMKARKPYFITVKKHFIPAASLTLPAQVRIDQSDPSAVEALVGQTVVLPCRVSPPPPSSSSSAVTVVEWRKDGVALASHSRVNTDTLLC; from the exons AAATGACGGAGGGTTCAACTGCGTCGGACCTGACAAGTCTTATCTGGCCTGTAACACTGag CCGTGTCCCGCGGGAACCAAGGATTACCGCGAGGAGCAGTGCGCCCAGTTCGACGGGACCGACTTCAAGGGGACCCGCTACTCCTGGCTGCCTTATTATGGAG CCGAGAACCCCTGCGAGCTGAACTGCATACCAAGGGGAGGGAACTTTGTCTACCGCCACAGCGCCGCCGTTAAGGACGGGACACCTTGCCACCCGGGACGCCATGATATCTGCGTGGAGGGAGTCTGCGCG CACATGGGCTGCGACCACATGCTGAACTCCCCTCTGCAAGAGGACCCCTGTCTGGTGTGCGGAGGCAACGGGCACTCCTGCTCACTGGTCAAGAACACCTTCACCGCACAGCGTCTGGCCCACG GTTATAACCATGTCGTCACCATCCCCGCTGGAGCCACCTCCATCAGCATCAGAGAGAAGAAACCCTCACGCAATTACCTGG CCGTCAAGAACCTGCAAGGAGATTACTACCTGAACGGCCACTGGTCCCTCGAGTTCTCCCAGGCCACGCACATTGCCGGCACCAAACTGTACTACCAACGAGGCGTCGAGGGCGACAGCACTCCCGAGTCCATCATCGGCCGCGGACCCACCACCGAGCCCCTCGTCGTGGAG CTGATCAGCATGGAGCCCAACCAGGGCGTGGATTACGAGTACTACCTTCCCGTGGGACACCCCACAGCGGGATACGCCTGGAGCTTCGGATCTTGGTCCGCCTGCAGCAAAGAGTGCGGATTAG GCTTCCAGTCCAGAGCCGTCTACTGCTCCATCGACAACGAGGCCGTGCCCGACAACCTGTGCCCGTACTACGCGCGGCCCATCCACAACAGAACCTGCAACCCTCAGGCCTGCCCTGCCACCTACAC CTGGAGAACCGGCGAGTGGAACGACTGCTCCGTCCGGTGCGGCGGCGGCTTCCAGTATCGCGGCGTGGACTGTCTCTACAATGACGAGTTGGGACCCCGCGTGGTCGAGGACGCCTACTGCGCCCAGTACTCCCAGGCACCCACCGACCAGCAGTACTGCAACATGCAGCGCTGTGACGAGCACCCCGGCAGAGCG ATCATTTCCGAAATCCCCTCTGAAAATGCCGTCGAGTGCCGCAGAACCACCTACGGGTGCTGCTACGACCGCACCACCGCCGCAGCTGGGCCCAATGGCGAGGGCTGCCGCGACCCACCAGCACCTT ATGAGCGTTCCATCTGCTCGCTGCCCAAGGCCGCCGGATCCTGCTCCAGCTGGAGGGCGCATTACTTCTTCAATGTTCTAACTGCCAAGTGTACCGAGTTCTGGTATGGAGGCTGCTTTGGCAACAGCAATAACTTTGACACGCAGGAGGAGTGCGAGAGGGTCTGCCACGAGCCCAATGGCAGATCAAATGGAAACGGAAACGGCTACAACGGAAATGGAAACGGAAACGGTAATGGTGGCACCAACGGAAATGGTAATGGTGTCGCCAACGGAAACGGTAATGGTGGCACCAACGGAAATGGTAATGGTGTCGCCAACGGAAACGGTAATGGTCACGCCAACGGAAACGGTAATGGTGGCACCAACGGAAATGGTAATGGTGTCACCAACGGAAACGGTAATGGTGGCACCAACGGAAATGGTAATGGTGTCGCCAACGGAAACGGTAATGGTCACGCCAACGGAAACGGTAATGGAAATGGCAACGGCGACACCAATGGAAACGGTAATGGCGGTGTCAATGGAAACGCTAATGGCAGGGCCAACAGAAATGGAAACGGTAACGGCCGCGCCAATGGAAATGGAAACGTTAACGGCCACGCCAACGGAAATGGAAACGGTAACGGCCGCACCAACGGAAATGGAAACGGTAACGGCCGCGCCAACGGAAATGGAAACGGTAACGGCCGCGCCAACGGAAATGGTAATGGCCGTGCCAACGGAAATGGTAACGGAAATGGAAACGGTAACGGCCGCTCCAACGGAAATGGTAATGGCCGTGCCAACGGAAATGGTAACGGAAATGGAAACGGTAACGGCCGCACCAACGGAAACGGTAACGGCCGCACCAACGGAAACGGTAATGGTAACGGTTCCCTAAATGGAAATGGTAACGGCCGCACCAACGGAAACGGTAATAGTAACGGTTACccaaatggaaatggaaatggtAACGGCCGCTCCAACGGAAACGGTAACGGTTACCCAAATGGAAATGGCAATGGAAATGGTAATGGTAATGGTTACCcaaatggaaatggaaacagTACCGGCCACTCCAACGGAAACGGTAATGGTCACGACAATGGAAATGGAAACGGTAACGGTTACccaaatggaaatggaaatggaaacgGTAACGGCCGTTCTAATGGAAACGGTAATGGTCCCGTCAATGGAACTGGCAACGGTCACTCCAACGGAAACGGAAATGGAAACGGCGAGCATGACAACGGAAATGGCAACGGTCACTCCAACGGAAACGGCGAGCATGACAACGGAAATGGCAACGGTCACTCCAAcggaaatggaaatggaaacgGCGAGCGTGGCAACGGAAATGGCAACGGTCACTCCAACGGAAACGGCGAGCATGACAACGGAAATGGCAACGGTCACTCCAACGGAAACGGCGAGCATGACAACGGAAATGGCAACGGTCACTCCAACGGAAACGGCGAGCATGACAACGGAAATGGCAACGGTAACTCCAACGGAAACGGCGAGCATGACAACGGAAATGGCAACGGTCACTCCAAcggaaatggaaatggaaacgGCGAGCGTGGCAACAGAAATGGCAACGGTCACTCCAAcggaaatggaaatggaaacgGCGAGCGTGGCAACGGAAATGGCAACGGTCACTCCAACGGAAATGGAAACGGCGAGCATGACAACGGAAACGGTAACGGTCACTCCAACGGAAATGGAAACGGCGAGCATGACAACGGAAATGGAAACGGTCACTCCAACGGAAATGGAAACGGCGAGCATGACAACGGAAATGGCAACGGTCACTCCAACGGGAACGGAAATGGAAACGGCGAGCATGACAACGGAAATGGCAACGGTCACTCCAACGGAAATGGAAACGGCGAGCATGACAACGGAAACGGTAACGGTCACTCCAACGGAAATGGAAACGGCGAGCATGACAACGGAAATGGAAACGGTCACTCCAACGGAAATGGAAACGGCGAGCATGACAACGGAAATGGAAACGGTCACTCCAACGGAAATGGAAACGGCGAGCATGACAACGGAAATGGCAACGGTCACTCCAACGGGAACGGAAATGGAAACGGCGAGCATGACAACGGAAATGGTGAGGACCACAACGGAAACGGAAATGGTCGCTCCAACGGATATGGACAGCGCGGCAACGGAAACGGAAATGGTGAGGACCACAACGGAAATGGAAACGGTGAGCACAGAAACGGAAACGGCCACTCCAACAGAAACGGAAATGGTCGCTCCAACGGCAACGGTGGCAGGATAGCTGCCAATGTGGCCCATACTGCCCACAAAGCCCGTTTGTACATGAAGGCCCGCAAGCCTTACTTCATCACAGTGAAAAAGCACTTCATCCCCGCAGCCAG TTTGACTTTGCCAGCCCAGGTGAGGATCGACCAGTCGGACCCGTCCGCCGTGGAGGCCCTGGTGGGCCAGACGGTGGTGCTGCCCTGCAGAGTCagcccgccgccgccgtcgtcgtcaTCCAGTGCGGTCACAGTGGTAGAGTGGAGGAAGGACGGAGTCGCACTCGCGTCACACAG TAGGGTCAACACAGACACTTTGTTGTGTTAG